Proteins encoded by one window of Rutidosis leptorrhynchoides isolate AG116_Rl617_1_P2 chromosome 7, CSIRO_AGI_Rlap_v1, whole genome shotgun sequence:
- the LOC139857423 gene encoding PHAF1 protein At3g51130: MLQRPRRRCEGTAMGVIGLDLRPGLGIGPFSLGMPICEAFAQIEQQPNIYDVVHVKYFDEDPLKLDVVISFPDHGFHIRFDPWSQRLRLIEIFDVKRLQMRYATSLIGGPSTPATFVAVYAVFGPTFPGIYDKERGVYTLFYPGLSFAFPIPSQYTDCCHNGEAELPLEFPDGTTPVTCRVCIYDSSTDSKVGVGSLMNKASAPPLPAGSLYMEEVHVKLGKELWFTVGGQHIPFGASPQDVWTELGRPDGIHQKQVDQMVIHSASDPRPKTTLCGDYFYNYFARGFDILFDGQTHKIKKFVLHTNYPGHADFNSYIKCNFVIHPTDFDGEYHQDINSSKSRITPGTKWDKVKEILGDCGRAAIQTQGSTSNPFGSTFVYGYPNVAFEVMKNGYIATVTLFQTS, encoded by the exons ATGTTGCAGAGACCACGTAGAAGGTGTGAGGGCACGGCAATGGGCGTTATCGGTCTCGATCTTCGTCCCGGACTCGGAATCGGTCCTTTTTCtctag GAATGCCGATATGTGAGGCGTTTGCACAGATAGAGCAACAACCGAATATCTACGATGTTGTTCACGTCAAGTACTTTGACGAG GATCCATTAAAGCTGGATGTTGTTATAAGCTTCCCGGATCATGGTTTTCATATTCGTTTTGATCCATGGTCTCAG AGGCTTCGTCTTATTGAAATCTTTGATGTAAAACGCCTTCAAATGCGCTATGCAACATCACTTATTGG aGGTCCGTCAACTCCGGCTACTTTTGTAGCTGTTTATGCAGTCTTTGGGCCAACATTTCCTGGAATATATGACAAAGAAAGAGGCGTTTACACTCTCTTCTACCCG GGATTATCATTTGCTTTTCCCATTCCCTCTCAGTATACAGATTGCTGCCATAATGGAGAAG CTGAGTTGCCGTTGGAGTTTCCGGATGGGACGACTCCAGTAACTTGCCGTGTATGTATATACGATAGTTCGACAGATAGCAAAGTTGGTGTAGGTTCATTGATGAACAAGGCTTCTGCACCTCCACTACCTGCTGGTAGCCTTTATATGGAAGAAGTTCACGTTAAG CTAGGGAAAGAGTTATGGTTTACTGTAGGTGGACAGCACATCCCTTTTGGTGCTTCTCCACAG GATGTTTGGACAGAATTAGGCCGACCCGATGGAATTCATCAAAAGCAG GTAGACCAAATGGTAATTCACTCTGCTTCGGACCCACGACCCAAAACAACACTCTGCGGAGATTACTTTTATAACTACTTTGCTCGTGGCTTCGATATACTATTCGATGGACAG ACCCATAAGATCAAGAAGTTTGTATTACATACAAACTATCCAGGACATGCAGACTTCAACTCATACATTAAGTGCAATTTTGTTATCCATCCCACAGATT TTGATGGTGAATACCATCAAGACATAAACTCTTCCAAAAGTAGGATTACACCTGGCACGAAGTGGGACAAAGTCAAG GAAATTCTGGGAGATTGTGGACGAGCTGCTATTCAAACCCAAGGCTCTACAAGCAACCCGTTTGGCTCCACCTTTGTATATGGGTACCCAAATGTTGCTTTTGAG GTCATGAAGAATGGTTATATTGCTACGGTGACTCTTTTTCAGACATCTTAA